The genomic interval GAATGGTATTAACCGGAGTTATAAGCTATGGAGGTGGCACGAGAAGAAGTCCATAGCACCTCCAAATGAGAGTAGAGTCAACTCAGTAGAAAGTGTGATTTGGGAACCTGGGACAGGGGAGTATGATGTAGAAATCGGAGAAAGTGAGgatgatgaggaggagatGTCGGAAGACTCTAATGAGTTTTTGAGGTACGTAGAGGATGGGGCTCAACCTTTGTACCCTGGTTGTACCCATACAACCAAGCTGAATGGTCTAATTCAGACCTTCAATTTGAAAGGAAAGCATCGAATGACTGATTCTTACTATTCTGATATGCTAGAAATGATTAAGGGTCTACTTCCTGAAGGGAATCAAATCCCTTTATCTGTGTATGATGCTAAAAAGACACTTAGTGTTTTAGGGATGGAGTACCCCAAAATTCATGCATGTCCTAATGATTGTATCTTGTATAGAAATGATTATGCAGACGCTAAAAAGTGTGACAAATGTGGTATGTCAAGGTGGAAATTGAGAGAGGATAATACTAAGAGAGGAGGAATACCTGCGAAGGTTTTATTGTACCTTCCACCAATCCCTAGATTCAAACGGATATATGCATCAAGTAAAACTGCTAAAAATCTCACTTGGCATGACTGGGGCAGAAAAAAAGATGGGTTGCTGAGGCACCCAGTTGATTCCCCTACTTAAGGAGTATTATACCAAAAATATCCTAATTTTAGTGTGGAGCCTAGGAACATTAGATTAGCCTTGTCTTCGGACAAGTTTAACCATCATAGTTCTCTTTCTAGCAAGTATTCGTGTTGGCCAATTATATTGGTCACATATAACCTTCCTCCATGGCTTTGTATGAAGAGGAAGTTTATGATGTTGATTTTGTTAATATCGGGACCGAAGCAGCTGGGTAACGATATCGATGTCTACTTGCAGCCTTTAGTAGATGATTTGAAGAAGTTATGGGATGAAGTTGATGGAGTATTCGATGCACATAGAGGGGAGTACTTCAATATGAGAGCGATGCTTCTTTGGACTATCAATGACCTTCCCGCATATGGAAACTTTTCTAGTAGTGTCGTTAAAGGATACAGTGCATGTCCAATATGCCTTGACCAAACCAAACCTTATAGGTTAAAGAAAGGTAAGAAGCAGGCTTACATGAGGCATCGCCGGTTCCTTACTAGACATCATCCGTATAGGAGGCAAGCTGCTGCATTTGACAACACTATAGAGGAAGACCTTACTTCTGTACCATTGACCGGAGAAGAGGTGCTGGCTAGAGTACATGGTCAGATTGTTGAGTTTGGGAAAAGCAAACCCCTTTTGAAGTGTGGTAAAGACCAACCTAGACCTTGCTGCAAGAAGAAGTCTGTTTTCTTTCAGCTTGATTATTGATGTACGTTCTAGTCCGACACATTCTCGATGTCATGCATATTGAGAAGAACATTGCTGAGGCAATTCTTGGTACATTACTGAACCTTGAAGAGAACACAAAGGATGACCTTGCAGCGTGTTTAGACATGAAGGAAATGAAGATTAGGCCTGGTTTGCACCCCCAAGCCGATGGTAAAAAGAATAAATTACCTTTGGCCAGTTGGAACTTGatgttgaagaaaaaaaagtgtttTGCGGTTCTTTCTTCGGAATGAAAGTTCCAACTGGATTTTCTTCAAATTTGAGGAATCTTGTATCTATGGAGGAGCTGAAACTTTCTAGACTCAAGTCACATGATTGTCACACTATCTTGCATATTCTTCTTCCCGTTTCTTTACGTTTTGTTCTTGAGAAGCCATTAAGATATGCCATTATTCGCTTCTGCCCTTTCTTTAAGGCAATTTGTGCTAAGGTGATCGACATTGGGAAGCTAGAGAAAATGTAACAAGATTTAGTGGTGACTGTTTGCTTACTAGAGAAGTACTTCCAGCCTTCCTTTTTCGACATTATGATCCACTTAACTGTGCATCTTGTGAGAGAAGTTCAGCTATGCGGTCCTCTATTTTTTCAGTGGATGTACCCTTTCGTGAGGTACATGAAAGTGTTTAAAGGGTGGGTCAGAAATTGAAGGCATCTAGAGGGATGCATAACTAAGTGCTATATTGTCGAAGAGGCAGTTGAGTTGTGTGCTAAGCGCATGCTTGGTGATGTTTCTACTGCGGGAATTCCTGAAAGTTCCAAACCAAAAGTTCGTAATGCCTCCAATCCCTTGTCAGCTCTTAcaatgatatatgtatatggcAAGGAGATGCATCAAGCACAACTGTGTATACTGCAAAATACTGAGGAGGTGCAGCCTTATCTCATATAAGTTTTCGAGTTTTAATTATCCAAAGTTCACAACTAAGTCAATTTGTTCATTGTTCTTCTATTTAAATTGTTGAACTTTGTGTTTTTGATGTTCAGTGAACATATGGAATTGTTGAAGCGGGAAAATCCAAGGATTGCGAAAAATGAGAAGTGCAAAGAATAAGCAAAACCAGAACTTTGCTACTTGGTTGAAAGAGAGGGTACGTACGTCCTTAacgatcagtatatatatttgtacttaAAACGGGGGATATGTGTTATTGATTGATTTGTCTCACTCAATTTGTAAGTTTCAAATGATCTGCAAGTGGAAGACAATAATGTTTAAGAAACAATTAGGTGGATGGCGGCAGGCCCAAATAACGTAGTATCGACCTTTAGTGGATATTGAGTCAATTGTGTTGAGTGCTACACTAAGAACCGGGACAATATGCGCTCAGTTCAAAACATTGGAGTTCTTTTGATTGCTGATGTAATGCTGGTTTCGAGTGCGAAGGACAAAAATCATGTCAATACAGTGGAGGACTTCTATGGTGTTATTCAACATATATGGGAGGTGGACTACTACAAGTTTAGGGTTCCGTTGTTTAAATTTTATTGGGTTGAGAATGCTAGGGGCATCAAGGTGGATGAACTAGGGTTCACATTGGTAAATCCGAACAGGGTAGGGCATCTTAATGATGCTTTTGTCTTAGCTACTCATGTTAAGAAAATATTTTACATTGAAGATCCTATCGATGCTCAGTGGTCAGTGGTCAGTGGTAGTAAGGCTACCTGATAGAGACTACCATGGGGCTGAATCAGATGAGGAGTTAGTTGACATCGAAGTGGGAAAATAGTCTTTTAAGGCAACAATGTCATCAGTCGAGTCTTTTGATGATTTAGTCGGTGATGAGCACTGTAATTATATTCATCCTGGTGGTGAAGCAATATGGGTTGAACAAGTCGTCCGGATGTTTCCACGCCTGATTGGGAAAAAGTCGTAAATTAGTAAGTGCATCTCTTCAACTCTTTTTATATGCATTAGTaagcacatatatgtgagattgcatggtttattttgataatattgtaCTATCTTGATTTTGAAGCTCCATCAAAATGGAAAAAGTAAATGTCATTCCAAAAAAGGCCGCAAGGATATTCTGTGGAGAAATTGTGCAATAAGTGTGCCCTTCTTGATCTCTAATTATCCCTTGCTTGTATTCCATGGTATTTCTACAATTTATAGTTGATACTTTGTAGCTGATCAATATTTTAAGtaatgaaactaatttctcATGGAAGTTGTGTTGTTTTGTGGTAAATATCTCTGTGAATTACTATGTTGATTGGATTGTTGTTTCTGTGAATGCTTGGGAATTTGATTTCACTTCATCACACACGAAATCTCTTCTTGGAATCCATAAATGTACTGTTCGTAATGTAATTGACTTCCAATAAATGCAGGGAATTCCAGAGCAGGTGGGTGAAAAGTCATGTAGGATTTTCGTGATGCTTTACATGAAGGAGATTGTAGAGGACAAAAACCAAGATTGGCCTGATAAGGTAATATAATGTGCTGATAATCATTGATCCTTGGCATGTTCTCTTTAAACTAATTCAGTTGTGATATACATGCAGCTTagcttatatatacatatatatgtcctTGTTGTTCTTAATTGCAGTGGCTTGTTCGGAAAATAACTATTACACTATGGAGGATATTCATGGTCTGCGTGCAGAGTGGGCAAAGTATGTTTTCAAGTTCAAGGATAATAAGTATGTTTAGTAATCATGATCAGTAGTACTTAGCTTGCTACAAGTATGTTTTGACATGGCCGGGACTGTGCCTTTTGCGAGCTATTTTAATTTGATGCATGTGCAAGTTGTTTAGTTGGTTACCTTTTGTGTACAACTCCTACTTGTAGTACTTTATGACGCTTTTGTGTTGCAAGGATCATATATACCATGGAATGTAAACTACTATCACAAAGAATTTTATGATGATTAATTCTCGGATTTTTATGAAACTGCACGCAAGCAATATTCTATTTGGAATGTATTATCTTAAAGAGACAAGGACAACATATATGTGTAATTTCAGCTGCATAGAAGTAATACAAACCTTTTGATATCCATTGGCTTGTTGATACTAAGATAACACAAAAGAACAAAACATATGACGTCTCAAGGGTGCAACAACAACACATATGAAAACAAGTAAGACGTTAAATGATGTTATAGCAACACTTAGAGATTTGATTTTCTACGGAACAGTGCATTTGTTATTAATTGAATCTCATATCTTGGAGTCGCCTTCAACTTTTATCTTGAGATCACCATGGTAGAGCGCTGCAACTAGGCCTGCTCTAAGGCCAAAAGCTTCTGAACACATGCATAACATTTGAGATTCCGATGTGCTTTGCAGAGGCAAGAATAGGATCGCCATAAATTCAGAATTTGTTAACAGTCGCAATTCTGTCATGATTTGTTATTATATTGACATTTACAATCACATTCGGATGAAGTACTCCT from Argentina anserina chromosome 2, drPotAnse1.1, whole genome shotgun sequence carries:
- the LOC126783970 gene encoding uncharacterized protein LOC126783970, with the protein product MYELCVEPRKWLKPFEAKRRVWDINFKLGLEWFIAWEEFAKRAIVGSSLMDKLWMDADRRSMTFDLGLEEFLKFAESNAVNKNRISCPCLSCCNTKEFSVGVIKDHIFWNGINRSYKLWRWHEKKSIAPPNESRVNSVESVIWEPGTGEYDVEIGESEDDEEEMSEDSNEFLRYVEDGAQPLYPGCTHTTKLNGLIQTFNLKGKHRMTDSYYSDMLEMIKGLLPEGNQIPLSVYDAKKTLSVLGMEYPKIHACPNDCILYRNDYADAKKCDKCGMSRWKLREDNTKRGGIPAKLGNDIDVYLQPLVDDLKKLWDEVDGVFDAHRGEYFNMRAMLLWTINDLPAYGNFSSSVVKGYSACPICLDQTKPYRLKKGKKQAYMRHRRFLTRHHPYRRQAAAFDNTIEEDLTSVPLTGEEVLARVHGQIVEFGKSKPLLKCGKDQPRPCCKKKSVFFQLDY